The nucleotide window GTTTATCACACTGGAGGAAAACATAAAATTGTGGTTGCCAGATTTTGCAGCTGATTTCAATAATTATCTAAGAAGCTCAacgcttttcaaataaaaataacggtaaacgtTTCGGTTTTTAGAAATAGAAGTGTATTCAGTGAATATGGCTTCAACTCTAGATTTTAATTTCATACCAATTTATACTTCttgacattaatttttattaatattagaatacaaatatacacacatataatgggttcaaattacaaattacagaGTGCTCTTTATCAGtagtcttttttattattatttatcagaCAATATGTGATAGTAATATCATCAAAAATCtcgaataacaaaatatatatttttcagttcATATCAAAAACCTAGGCACATCATATGTGCTTTCTTAAGAGcattatacaaaaatactacaaatatattttgtctAAATTGtcgataagttaatttgtttgtGAGATTATGTTGAAGTGACATACCCAATCTCTCTATAGATATCTATTGGCCATAAGCATTCTACGCGAACGCGTTATTTCATTCGGCTGCTCATTCACTTTTTCATGTTCGAAGAAACCATCGTAGAGCACAAAATGATTAGCTTGCGGTATGACACGCTCCAGACCGTAGTGTTTCTTTAAGAAACCCAAAAGTTTCTCCGACGGACGATCCACTGAACATTTGACAGGCTCCCACTTCTCCTCGCTCAGCATAGTTTGGAAAAGTTTTTTACCCAAACCGCTGCGTTGACGCTTATCGTGTATATAGAAGTCCAAAATACACGGTGCATTATCCACCTTACGTGATTGACCAAACTCATCGAATAGATACAGATCCTTCGTGCCGATTTTGAGCAAGCCAACAACTTCATCGCCACGCCCACTATTAAGCGCACCTACATCGGCCATCAAGTAGACGATTTGATTGTCTGACTTCCGCAATTTCTGCGCCGTTGTAACGGGTGTGTTGAGTTTCTGCGCAATGGCCGACAGCTGACCCAAATGATCGATAATGGCTGACATTTTAGCCGTAGCCTCGAGCGCCTGCCGTCGATTGCCGTGAAATGTGTGCGGCAACAGGCTGCAGTTGACCTTGACAATAGGTTGTGGAAAGAGCTGGCGTATGTCGAATTTGAAAGCGGCCATTTTCGTTTGCTTGGAgtttctacaaaaatatttgccacaGCGTTGCTTCAATGTAGTTTTTCTTTCACTTCCGttgtatataagtatttttacAATAACACAAACCACTGacacatacaattttttaattcactatTTCTCactcaaaatgattttttggcTTCGTTAGGCGAATTTCACCACACACGCTCCGCTATCGTACTGTCGTTGTTTGTCGCTGGCTGGTTTGCGCTGCAAAACGTTGTTGTGACTCATTGATGTgttcaaattatttatgaattttttactACAATTTAAGCTTTTGAATCTCCGcacatatttttggaatttgaaattttcgcaGCAAAATAATTCTGTCTTACTGTCTGTGGCTTTGACTTTTATGcgtttgaattgaaaaattttttagtttgctTGACACAGTGcaattgtttataaacaaaatttgtaaatgtcgagtttttattgttttttcttcacttttgttgttatagCAACAGTCGAATAGCACAACAAGTGTTCGCCATGAGTCAAATGATATTTTTCACCTTTTTTGTTTGAGTGTTGGCGTATTGTCTTTGGTCATGGCATATGTTTGTTTACAGCTATCAAACAAAGTTCGATACAgggttgcattttatttaacatttattaatatgaaataattatttaaatattttatgggattaatataaaaatttgtttccaaaatattttttttatatattgtatgaagGATGATCTTagtcttaaaaatttaaaaatcttagatccaaggtatattttttattaataattattaagatGTATCCAAATTATATGATGTTAGCACTTAATAACggttattgatttttattgaactggggaactaaaaaatattattgacctAAACGTTGTCTCCATCTTGAGTATACAAAAACTCAggcagcaattttttttaacataagcAGATAtcacaataaaaaattgttcacTTCTAAAAATACTCTTTATAGGAACGACGTTCTCTTAATAGGCTAACAATTAGGTTCGATATTGAAGCTAATTCTCGTGACCTCCGTACGTATTGAATAGTTATAGAATGGTTACTTTTGATATATTGgactaaaagaaatactttcctatattttaaacttttaaactttattccaCTTCAATAACTATCCGtacttaatgaaaattattaaaagatcaTAACCAATATGCCATATGTATAGGATTTGATGCCATTTTATTAATGTTAACATTCGACAGAATTCAACTTattcttaaaaattgttttattttttatagatctggaaaataaaattttactaaaaactaCGTATATACTTTATTTCCTGACATTATCTTTCCGTAAATGTTTTCATATGTTATGACTTAATAAATATTCACCGTTTCTAATTTTGTTAAACAGTCAGGAAAGTATTAACTTCTAGGCTTAAAAATCTGCGATAGTTCATTAACTGTGATAGTTCAAAACATTTCAAGCAAAactcatttgatttttttataacttattagaggactaataatatattatagtcGTAGTAGTATAGacgatttgaaataataaataataataattcataaaaagtacaaaaattcaCTAATTTACATATTCTTCAAAATATGCGGCCTTGACTTCGTACCAACACCACACTTATTGAATTCTAGTCACGCTTTCAGCCGAGTATGTGTATAAATCTTAGCTCAAAAATCTGATTTCCATATGAATATACagctttttacttttatattttagtattgCTTTGCTTTTGAACATCTTTTCAAATATTCCACTTAGTGTATTCgacacatatgtttgtattgaactCTTCACTTTTCTAAAGCTGGCGgtcgtatatttttatttcgaaataaaatccAGGACATTTTGCTCTCAAAATTCATATCCAGAGCTTTCCTACATATTGATATTAATTCAGTTTATCTGCAGGAGAGTGACTCCCGATGCTAATGGGCAGACAAATGTTTTGTCGCAAAATGGAGTATGTGATTATTACCGATCCCAGAAGGAATGTGTATTATAAGGTCTGGCGATTTTTACTTATATTAGGCCTCAGAATTTCGTTAACAAGTGATTTCTTTTGTTCTTAAGGGATTagatgggtttcagaggctcAAAAAAGaggttttttgacattttttaaacatatatatacagtaatatatttcatttagacAATTCAACATATcgaagatatatatttaaactgtattttgagaaatttttatttaaaaatactgaaaactcagccgttggtacctcatcacACTTGatgtctcaaaaaaaaaaacaaaaaaaaaaacgcttgtAATGGgcagcataactcattattggttcatctaaattCAATACACCAAAATTATTTCGCTAAATGTTTGGATAAATGTCTTTATTAGAAGAAGGGGGAAACAATGTTTAACTTTTGACATACTTTGacaaaaacacacatttttGGGTCAAAATTACGCCATGTATTGGCTCGAGAAATTAGAAACAATAATCAAAACATCCTTTATTAATTCCATTTCAAAGAAGTGTGTTTTGCACACCTTTGATTAAAATCGTGTCCactgatttaaaaaattgagttttaaaataaaatattgaaactaaATTGGTCTGataggcggaacttccaaatggtCTATTTCCTAGATTTTACTCGCATCGATTCGAAATGTTaggtaaattttgttgttttactattaaataaatattttattttatgattttttatttttgattttttatactctcgcaacctgttgcacagagtatcatagttttgttcacataacggttgtttgtgtcaccaagaaatataagagttagatatggggttatatatacataaatgatcaggatgacgagtagatttgaaatccggatgtctgtccgtccgtctgtccgtctgtccgtgcaagcgataacttgagtaaaaattaagatatcttaatgaaacttggaacacatgttccttggcaccctgaggaggttgctttcgaaaatgggcaaaatcggtccactgccacgcccacaaaatggaggaaaccgaaaacctatacagtgtcataactaagccataaataaagttatgaaaatgaaatttggaacataggatcccattagggaggggcacatttggatgtaatttttttggaaaagtgggcgtgaccccgcccccaaataggtttttttgtatataactcgcaaaccaataaagctatataagccaaactttctgcagtcgtttcttttagccatttccttatacagtccaaaaatgaaagaaatcggataataaccacgctcacctcccatacaaaggttaggttgaaaattactaaaagtgggttaactccctaacgaaaaacgtcagaaacaccaaattttacataagaaaaggcagaagaaagctgcactgagagttttttacaaaatggaaaatgggcgtggcgtcgcccacttatgggtcaaaaaccatatctcaagaactattcgaccgatttcaatgaaattcggtacataacactttcttgacaccctgatgacacgggtggaatatgggcgaaatcggttcacaactacgtctacttcccatataacccaattttgaattccatctgattccttcactttataatgtattcataaggaaccaatgaagctagcggaataaaactttacacaaatactgtatttgagctgtgacatcacttgtggaaaaattgtcaaaatcgaaccatgacttttcaaggcccctgatatcaaacatgaagtactcagtgcctaaggttaatttttcaccgagaatataggtaaatccctcagatattttaatgtaattcattccctctgaatttttttcttataacagtttctctctgtacctgaaatggtaaaaattgggtcataacttcccccagatcccatatacctaattataagtaatattaaattaagtgagcgtatagtcttcgatacgttgtatcttggtggtgaaaacgagtgaaatcggtttaggaattacctcagtccccatatactatttatgatgattttcgttattctattgaactttatgccgaatatatgggtcgaattgtgttgtctttataaaattacatcaataaattgcgagagtataaaatgttcggttacacccgaacttagcccttccttacttgtttttttgtaattttgtttgttgcatactaTTGTTTCTGATATTCCATGCCTTgagttagatgatttatgcattcCATAAGtgtaacattaaattttttgttcaactccgtatcttttaaaattctgcctcgataataaaattttaaattttgtattatgtcctggtcgaaaagttcgatttatggaagataatttgtatgaaatttgacttctattgccaatttaagagtccgagttatggagaacttcgacttatagaagttcgagttaaggaaatttggatgaaatttggctattgccaattcaagtgttccaGTTATGGAGAtcatcgagttatagaagttctactgtatatattttatatatctttcggattttaagcaaaaaaatcaGTCTATATTTGTGTTACAATTTCCACTATTAAGCGatatattattgtaatatttttaaagagtaCAAATCTAGCATGTTATTGTTACGGTTCGTAACGTTTACCTGTTCTGAAACTGTGTACTTCATATATTCTTCATTCTACTATGTATGGTAGAAATCAGTGTATTTCATACTTCAAAATCTTATGGTGTACTAAagtgcttttaaataaaaaccaaattaattatatttaaataaaaaataataaataaaaatatctattatCATCTAATAACTGTGGGATAATATGTTAAAAGATATGCATGTATTCGCTAACATCTATATGTAATTCAACAATCGCGCTTCATGGAAAGCAAGCTGTAAAATGAAGCAAAATTTAttctaatataaatttaaaaaatgcatatctaaatataaac belongs to Zeugodacus cucurbitae isolate PBARC_wt_2022May chromosome 6, idZeuCucr1.2, whole genome shotgun sequence and includes:
- the LOC105212591 gene encoding alpha-tubulin N-acetyltransferase 1, with product MAAFKFDIRQLFPQPIVKVNCSLLPHTFHGNRRQALEATAKMSAIIDHLGQLSAIAQKLNTPVTTAQKLRKSDNQIVYLMADVGALNSGRGDEVVGLLKIGTKDLYLFDEFGQSRKVDNAPCILDFYIHDKRQRSGLGKKLFQTMLSEEKWEPVKCSVDRPSEKLLGFLKKHYGLERVIPQANHFVLYDGFFEHEKVNEQPNEITRSRRMLMANRYL